A DNA window from Allokutzneria albata contains the following coding sequences:
- a CDS encoding aminoglycoside phosphotransferase family protein, with translation MSSVGNRLVESTKDHAAACWPEHDWSAARYRHGAFHDVLVLPEVVARIGTDAERVAREHRTALLLSGIDLPFAVPKPLSEPRTHDGRTGMLVSRLVGQFHPDIPWPDAASEFAEALDALSSVTLPPGLPPPRVWCGGEQWPAVVMDHLVPLLPRDLRDTAAEVVAAVIVTEFRAPVRLVHGDFGPHNLLWSDGRISGLFDWDHLCAGDPAIDLAPLVGMYGAARVAEITDSVTLNRAMTHRATLSLQVAAAGELTGNVALREHALNNFVTRARAETLRDPGTG, from the coding sequence ATGTCCTCGGTCGGCAACCGCCTCGTCGAGTCCACAAAGGACCACGCGGCGGCTTGCTGGCCGGAGCACGACTGGTCGGCCGCGCGCTACCGGCACGGCGCCTTCCACGACGTCCTGGTGCTGCCCGAGGTGGTCGCCCGGATCGGCACCGACGCCGAGCGCGTCGCCCGCGAGCACCGCACGGCGCTCTTGCTCAGCGGCATCGATCTGCCCTTCGCCGTGCCGAAACCGCTTTCCGAGCCGCGAACGCACGACGGCCGCACGGGCATGCTGGTGTCCCGGCTGGTCGGACAGTTCCACCCCGACATCCCGTGGCCGGATGCCGCGTCGGAGTTCGCCGAAGCGCTCGACGCCCTGTCCTCGGTCACGTTGCCACCCGGGTTGCCGCCACCACGCGTGTGGTGCGGCGGCGAGCAGTGGCCGGCCGTGGTGATGGACCACCTGGTGCCGCTGCTGCCGAGGGACCTGCGGGACACCGCGGCTGAGGTGGTCGCGGCGGTGATCGTGACCGAGTTCCGCGCTCCGGTCCGCCTGGTGCACGGCGACTTCGGCCCGCACAACCTGCTGTGGAGCGACGGCCGGATCAGCGGGCTGTTCGACTGGGACCACCTCTGCGCGGGCGACCCCGCGATCGACCTCGCTCCACTGGTGGGCATGTACGGCGCCGCGCGCGTCGCGGAGATCACCGACTCCGTCACGCTCAACCGCGCGATGACCCACCGCGCCACGCTCTCCCTCCAGGTGGCGGCGGCCGGAGAACTGACGGGCAACGTCGCGCTCCGCGAGCACGCCCTGAACAACTTCGTCACCCGGGCCCGCGCCGAAACCCTCCGCGATCCCGGCACCGGGTAA
- a CDS encoding GNAT family N-acetyltransferase codes for MHISHYQAADLREVLDVFDSNVPEHFAESERADFEEFLGAFADHYLVGREEGKVVACGGFAPHRTEPGTWTLCWGMVAAGHHRRGLGARLLRHRLDAIAATGPAAVLLATSQHSAGFFERFGFVTENVVPDGFAPGIDQYDMRLRL; via the coding sequence ATGCACATCTCCCACTACCAGGCCGCTGACCTGCGCGAAGTCCTCGACGTCTTCGACAGCAACGTGCCGGAGCACTTCGCCGAGTCCGAACGAGCGGACTTCGAGGAGTTCCTCGGCGCGTTCGCCGATCATTACCTCGTCGGCCGGGAGGAGGGCAAGGTCGTCGCGTGCGGCGGGTTCGCGCCGCACCGCACCGAACCGGGCACCTGGACCCTGTGCTGGGGCATGGTCGCGGCCGGGCACCACCGGCGCGGTCTCGGCGCTCGACTGCTCAGGCACCGCCTCGACGCGATCGCCGCGACCGGCCCGGCGGCGGTGCTGCTGGCGACGAGCCAGCACAGCGCGGGGTTCTTCGAGCGCTTCGGCTTCGTCACCGAGAACGTGGTGCCGGACGGCTTCGCCCCCGGGATCGATCAGTACGACATGCGCCTGCGACTCTGA
- a CDS encoding DUF3090 domain-containing protein produces MARIIHLFRTPDRFVAGTVGQPGDRVFYLQASEDGRTVSVSLEKQQVAVLAERLGALLEEVQRRFGADVPAATPGDVVDNQPLEVPLDEEFRVGTMGLGWDAESHAVVIELLAVTEEEVDESVVLDDTEEGPDAVRVFLTPVLARAFAQRAERVVAAGRKPCPLCNGPLDADGHICPRQNGYRRGAVADEADE; encoded by the coding sequence ATGGCCAGGATCATTCATCTCTTTCGCACGCCGGACCGTTTCGTCGCAGGAACGGTCGGGCAGCCCGGTGACCGCGTCTTCTACCTCCAAGCCTCCGAGGACGGCAGGACGGTGAGCGTGTCGCTGGAGAAGCAGCAGGTCGCCGTGCTCGCCGAACGGCTGGGGGCGTTGCTGGAGGAGGTGCAGCGGCGCTTCGGCGCCGATGTGCCCGCCGCGACGCCGGGCGACGTCGTCGACAACCAGCCGCTGGAAGTGCCGCTGGACGAGGAGTTCCGCGTGGGCACCATGGGCCTCGGCTGGGACGCGGAGTCCCACGCCGTGGTCATCGAGCTGCTCGCGGTCACCGAGGAGGAGGTCGACGAGTCGGTCGTGCTCGACGACACCGAGGAGGGGCCGGACGCGGTGCGGGTCTTCCTCACCCCGGTGCTGGCGCGGGCCTTCGCCCAGCGGGCCGAGCGGGTCGTCGCCGCGGGGCGCAAGCCGTGCCCGCTGTGCAACGGGCCGCTGGACGCGGACGGTCACATCTGCCCGCGCCAGAACGGCTACCGCCGCGGCGCGGTCGCCGACGAGGCCGACGAGTAG
- a CDS encoding polysaccharide deacetylase family protein → MRKALVITAVVVLVLGLGTFGLYQLTNSRTYQLFGELVHRVETPEKAVALTLDDGPTDFTPEVLRTLAELGVPATFYLNGNDLVARPHLGRQIRAAGHELGNHSYSHQRMALVGPEFVRREVEDTDRELRTAGQDGEITFRPPFGKKLWTLPSYLAEHDRVTVMWDVEPDSGTGHDAPTMVRTALAETRPGSIILMHVMYPNRAPSRAAIPGIVTGLRRQGYRFVTVSQLLKLGK, encoded by the coding sequence ATGCGCAAGGCTCTCGTGATCACCGCGGTGGTCGTTCTCGTGCTCGGCCTCGGCACCTTCGGGCTGTACCAGCTCACCAATTCGCGCACGTACCAGCTCTTCGGCGAGCTGGTGCACCGCGTGGAGACGCCGGAGAAGGCCGTCGCGCTGACCCTCGACGACGGGCCGACGGACTTCACGCCGGAGGTGCTGCGCACGCTCGCCGAGCTGGGTGTGCCCGCGACGTTCTACCTCAACGGCAACGACCTCGTGGCCCGGCCGCACCTGGGCAGGCAGATCCGCGCCGCGGGCCACGAACTCGGCAACCACAGCTACTCGCACCAGCGGATGGCCCTCGTCGGGCCGGAGTTCGTCCGGCGCGAGGTCGAGGACACCGACCGCGAACTGCGCACCGCCGGGCAGGACGGCGAGATCACCTTCCGGCCGCCGTTCGGCAAGAAGCTGTGGACGCTGCCGAGCTACCTCGCCGAGCACGACCGTGTCACCGTAATGTGGGACGTCGAGCCGGACTCCGGCACCGGGCACGACGCGCCGACGATGGTGCGCACGGCGCTGGCTGAAACCCGTCCTGGTTCGATCATCCTGATGCACGTGATGTACCCGAACCGCGCGCCGTCGCGGGCGGCCATCCCCGGCATCGTCACCGGACTCCGCCGGCAGGGCTATCGGTTCGTTACCGTGTCGCAGCTGCTCAAGCTCGGGAAATAG
- a CDS encoding Rossmann-fold NAD(P)-binding domain-containing protein: protein MRTTTVEPGLVDTEINDHSTDSDARASVQTLLDSCQPLRASDVAEVITFAVTHPAHVRVIEVVERTE, encoded by the coding sequence GTGCGCACCACGACCGTCGAACCCGGCCTGGTGGACACCGAGATCAACGACCACTCCACCGACTCAGACGCCCGCGCGAGCGTGCAGACGCTGCTCGACTCCTGCCAACCGCTGCGCGCGTCCGACGTGGCCGAGGTGATCACGTTCGCCGTGACCCACCCCGCCCACGTCAGAGTCATTGAGGTGGTTGAGCGCACCGAATGA
- a CDS encoding FGGY family carbohydrate kinase — translation MTKAVVVDASTGEEISSAEARVDELTPRPGWFERDMDAVWDCCADAIRKAIAPVGADSIAAVGLCGQNDGCYPVDAALRPVRNAILGTDSRAESYIDRQDARALALTGQVPFAASPSVLLK, via the coding sequence GTGACGAAGGCGGTTGTGGTCGATGCTTCGACAGGGGAGGAGATCAGCTCGGCGGAGGCGCGCGTCGACGAGCTGACCCCGCGCCCGGGATGGTTCGAGCGGGACATGGACGCCGTCTGGGACTGCTGTGCCGATGCCATTCGCAAGGCGATCGCGCCGGTGGGCGCGGACAGCATCGCGGCCGTTGGGTTGTGTGGCCAGAACGACGGTTGCTACCCGGTGGATGCGGCGCTCCGGCCGGTGCGGAACGCGATCCTGGGAACGGACTCCCGCGCGGAGTCCTATATAGATCGTCAGGACGCGCGTGCGCTCGCGCTGACCGGACAGGTGCCCTTCGCAGCATCGCCCTCGGTGTTGCTGAAGTGA
- a CDS encoding peptidoglycan recognition protein family protein codes for MEPILARRTLLGSGLTLTALGLIGTSPAAASVEEAAAPTIHGTGAWGARPARDAISVLAHRTSKIIIHHTATPNSTDYSLAQAFALSRSIQNHHMSANGWIDTGQHFTNSRGGHITEGRHRSLEALNSGNKHVSGAHTSGQNEVAFGIENEGTYTSVGPTTAQWNALVQLCKYMCQKHGIATSQIFGHRDFNNTACPGNTLYARLPELRRAVATAMGVAPEADPVTWQLVQPGDTGERVLVAQHLFRALGETSVPANGIYDQELDAAVRRLEARHGIPSSGLVGAETWPLIVAPVRAGESGEAVRALQLLLTAHGMANRSDGVLDGRTETAVRNFQARNGLRTTGVATADTWRHLLF; via the coding sequence ATGGAACCGATTCTCGCGCGCCGGACCCTGCTCGGCAGCGGGCTGACCCTCACGGCACTGGGCCTGATCGGCACCTCGCCCGCCGCCGCCTCCGTCGAGGAGGCCGCCGCCCCGACCATCCACGGCACGGGTGCCTGGGGAGCGCGGCCCGCCCGCGACGCCATCTCGGTCCTCGCCCACCGCACCTCCAAGATCATCATTCATCACACCGCGACGCCGAACAGCACCGACTACAGCCTGGCGCAGGCGTTCGCGCTGTCCCGGTCGATCCAGAACCACCACATGAGCGCGAACGGGTGGATCGACACCGGCCAGCACTTCACCAACAGCCGCGGCGGCCACATCACCGAGGGGCGCCACCGCAGCCTGGAAGCGCTCAACAGCGGCAACAAGCACGTCTCCGGCGCGCACACCAGCGGGCAGAACGAGGTCGCGTTCGGCATCGAGAACGAGGGCACCTACACCAGCGTCGGCCCCACCACGGCGCAGTGGAACGCGCTGGTCCAGCTCTGCAAGTACATGTGCCAGAAGCACGGCATCGCGACGTCGCAGATCTTCGGGCACCGCGACTTCAACAACACCGCGTGCCCCGGCAACACCCTCTACGCGCGCCTGCCGGAGCTGCGCCGCGCGGTCGCCACCGCGATGGGCGTCGCGCCCGAGGCCGACCCGGTCACGTGGCAGCTCGTCCAGCCCGGTGACACGGGGGAGCGCGTGCTGGTCGCCCAGCACCTGTTCCGCGCCCTGGGCGAGACGTCGGTGCCCGCGAACGGGATCTACGACCAGGAGCTCGACGCCGCCGTGCGCAGGCTCGAAGCCCGGCACGGCATCCCGTCGAGCGGCCTGGTCGGTGCCGAGACGTGGCCGTTGATCGTCGCGCCCGTTCGCGCGGGCGAGAGCGGAGAGGCGGTGCGTGCGCTGCAGTTGCTGTTGACGGCGCACGGGATGGCCAATCGCTCCGATGGCGTCCTCGACGGCCGGACGGAGACCGCGGTCCGGAACTTCCAAGCCCGCAACGGTCTCCGCACCACCGGCGTCGCGACCGCCGACACGTGGCGCCACCTGCTCTTCTGA
- a CDS encoding SCO1664 family protein, producing the protein MRPGDVGALELVRHGRIEVQGRLVDASNATLFGSISHEGVRAEAVYKPIRGERPLWDFPDGTLAGREVASYLVSEATGWGLVPPTALRDGPFGPGMVQLWVDVEPEADLVDVIAPDEVQPGWRRVLEAHDRFGDPAVLAHADHPSMRLLAVLDVVLNNADRKGGHVLHAKDGAVYGVDHGICLHHEDKLRTVLWGWIGEELPEQVAEVLTVLRERLAGDLGGALAEHLTRKEIRATEDRISRLLETGVFPQPSGDWPAIPWPAF; encoded by the coding sequence GTGCGGCCGGGTGACGTGGGCGCGCTGGAGCTGGTCCGGCACGGCCGGATCGAGGTGCAGGGCCGGCTGGTCGACGCGTCCAACGCCACCCTGTTCGGTTCGATCAGCCACGAGGGGGTGCGCGCCGAGGCGGTCTACAAGCCGATCCGCGGCGAGCGCCCGCTGTGGGACTTCCCAGACGGCACCCTCGCCGGTCGCGAGGTGGCCAGCTACCTGGTCTCGGAGGCGACCGGCTGGGGGCTGGTGCCGCCGACCGCGCTGCGCGACGGCCCGTTCGGGCCCGGCATGGTCCAGCTCTGGGTGGACGTGGAGCCCGAGGCGGACCTGGTCGACGTCATCGCCCCGGACGAGGTGCAGCCGGGCTGGCGGAGGGTGCTGGAGGCGCACGACCGATTCGGCGACCCGGCGGTGCTCGCGCACGCCGACCACCCGAGCATGCGCCTGCTCGCGGTCCTGGACGTGGTGCTGAACAACGCCGACCGCAAGGGCGGGCACGTGCTGCACGCCAAGGACGGCGCGGTCTACGGCGTTGACCACGGCATCTGCCTGCACCACGAGGACAAGCTGCGCACGGTGCTGTGGGGCTGGATCGGCGAGGAGCTGCCGGAGCAGGTCGCCGAGGTGCTGACGGTGCTGCGCGAACGGCTGGCCGGCGACCTCGGCGGGGCGCTGGCGGAGCACCTGACCCGCAAGGAGATCCGCGCGACCGAGGACCGGATATCCCGGTTGCTGGAGACCGGCGTGTTCCCGCAGCCCTCCGGCGACTGGCCCGCGATCCCCTGGCCCGCCTTCTGA
- the add gene encoding adenosine deaminase — MRDLTRLPKAHLHVHLESTIRWQTLHEIGAANGVEVPAHLGDGTTVFTGFREFADANSIIRSCLLRPEDFTRIALEFCEDEAAQGTRYAEVTFTAAAHGERLGDLEMPLEAVLRGLEEGQRRHDIVCRVILDHSRRRSVERAWKTLELAAAHEEVIGIGMAGEETYPLAPFAEVITAAQEAGLRLLHHAGEGCGADSIREAIHIGRTRRLGHGVRVLDDAELVAEVRDLAMPLEVCPSSNVVLGVAESFAAHPLPRLVDAGLVVTLNTDIPNMTGISLSDEFARVRDAFGCTDSELASFARAGVDASYAADELKTRLREEITQWLARP; from the coding sequence ATGCGGGACCTGACTCGACTGCCCAAGGCCCACCTGCACGTGCACCTGGAGAGCACGATCCGGTGGCAGACGCTGCACGAGATCGGTGCGGCCAACGGGGTCGAGGTCCCGGCGCACCTCGGCGACGGCACGACGGTGTTCACCGGGTTCCGCGAGTTCGCCGACGCCAACTCGATCATCCGGAGCTGCCTGCTGCGCCCGGAGGACTTCACCCGGATCGCGCTGGAGTTCTGCGAGGACGAGGCCGCTCAGGGCACCCGCTACGCCGAGGTCACGTTCACCGCGGCCGCGCACGGGGAACGCCTCGGCGACCTGGAGATGCCCCTCGAAGCGGTCCTGCGCGGGCTCGAAGAGGGCCAGCGCCGCCACGACATCGTCTGCCGCGTGATCCTGGACCACTCCCGCCGCCGTTCCGTCGAGCGCGCGTGGAAGACGCTGGAGCTGGCCGCGGCGCACGAGGAGGTGATCGGGATCGGCATGGCGGGCGAGGAGACCTACCCGCTCGCGCCGTTCGCCGAGGTGATCACCGCGGCGCAGGAGGCGGGCCTGCGCCTGCTGCACCACGCGGGCGAGGGCTGCGGGGCGGACAGCATCCGCGAGGCGATCCACATTGGACGGACGAGGCGCCTCGGCCACGGCGTGCGGGTGCTCGACGACGCGGAGCTGGTCGCGGAGGTGCGGGATCTCGCCATGCCCCTTGAGGTCTGCCCGTCCTCCAACGTGGTCCTCGGTGTCGCCGAGTCCTTCGCGGCGCACCCGCTCCCCCGGCTCGTCGACGCCGGGCTCGTCGTCACGCTCAACACCGACATCCCGAACATGACGGGGATCTCGCTGAGCGACGAGTTCGCCCGAGTTCGCGACGCGTTCGGCTGCACCGACTCCGAGCTGGCGTCGTTCGCGCGCGCCGGGGTGGACGCCTCGTACGCGGCGGACGAGCTGAAGACCAGGCTGCGTGAGGAGATCACTCAGTGGCTAGCGCGGCCTTGA
- a CDS encoding phosphodiesterase: MIVIAHISDTHFDGGERATERAAAVMAYLRGLSTPVDAIVVSGDITDHGTEAEYEQARATLSADVPVLVLPGNHDARSTFREVLLHKDFDAGGVEDPTGTDAPVNRVREVGGVVFLLCDSVIPGRDEGLLDDDTIAWLDERLTEVSPQAPALVCVHHPPVELHEPFIDALGMRGADRLANVIEKHPRVAGVLCGHAHAAAVTTFAGRPLLVAPGVVSTSLLPWEHGGMSLDLPPGLAFHVLDDENRLTTHYRVVLHSGRSTGQTS, encoded by the coding sequence ATGATCGTCATCGCGCACATCAGCGACACCCACTTCGACGGCGGGGAGCGGGCGACCGAGCGCGCCGCGGCGGTGATGGCCTACCTCAGGGGCTTGTCCACGCCGGTGGACGCGATCGTGGTCAGCGGCGACATCACCGACCACGGGACCGAGGCGGAGTACGAGCAGGCACGCGCCACGCTGTCCGCCGACGTTCCGGTGCTGGTGCTTCCCGGCAACCACGACGCGCGCAGCACCTTCCGGGAAGTGTTGCTGCACAAGGACTTCGATGCGGGCGGCGTGGAGGACCCGACCGGGACCGACGCCCCGGTCAACCGCGTCCGCGAGGTCGGCGGCGTGGTGTTCCTGCTGTGCGACTCCGTGATCCCGGGCCGTGACGAGGGGCTGCTGGACGACGACACGATCGCGTGGCTGGACGAGCGCCTGACCGAGGTGTCGCCACAGGCGCCCGCGCTGGTCTGCGTGCACCACCCGCCGGTCGAGCTGCACGAGCCCTTCATCGACGCGCTCGGCATGCGCGGAGCGGACCGGCTCGCCAACGTGATCGAGAAGCACCCGCGGGTGGCCGGGGTGCTGTGCGGGCACGCGCACGCCGCCGCCGTGACGACCTTCGCCGGGCGGCCGCTGCTGGTCGCGCCCGGCGTGGTGTCGACGAGCCTGCTGCCGTGGGAGCACGGCGGGATGAGCCTGGACCTGCCGCCCGGCCTGGCCTTCCACGTCCTGGACGACGAGAACCGGCTCACCACGCACTACCGCGTGGTGCTCCACAGCGGACGGTCGACCGGGCAGACGTCGTAG
- a CDS encoding TIGR03619 family F420-dependent LLM class oxidoreductase has product MKVGLALRNGAANVDGRELVAAAVRAEEAGLDSVWVMDRWLRPHAAVDMPGVPVPVTMPADSYSCVFDPIETLAFVAARTERILLGTSAINALYHPPVLLARRLATLDQLSGGRVIAGLTSGWMAEEFSVAGVSSQVMGHGLDDHVAAMRAVWGPDPVTHNGEHYPIPASDIGPKPLQDKGIPIVIGYTTSAGARRAARIGDGIHPYRNDFDLLAADISVAAGKPVVLRTDAGAGILSGSVRQWVDGLARLQELGVDHVLVQLDGDHPVEVLAAAARALRESEEHPAE; this is encoded by the coding sequence ATGAAGGTGGGGCTGGCGCTGCGGAACGGCGCGGCGAACGTCGACGGCCGGGAGTTGGTGGCCGCGGCGGTCCGCGCGGAGGAGGCCGGTCTGGACTCGGTGTGGGTGATGGACCGGTGGCTGCGACCGCACGCCGCGGTGGACATGCCCGGGGTCCCGGTCCCGGTGACGATGCCCGCGGACTCGTACTCGTGCGTGTTCGACCCGATCGAGACGTTGGCGTTCGTCGCCGCGCGCACCGAGCGAATCCTGTTGGGCACCAGCGCGATCAACGCGCTCTACCACCCGCCGGTGCTGCTCGCGCGGCGGCTGGCCACGCTCGACCAGCTCTCCGGTGGGCGGGTGATCGCGGGGCTGACCTCGGGGTGGATGGCCGAGGAGTTCTCCGTCGCCGGGGTGTCGAGCCAGGTCATGGGGCACGGGCTGGACGACCACGTGGCGGCGATGCGCGCGGTCTGGGGACCCGACCCCGTGACGCACAACGGCGAGCACTACCCCATCCCGGCCTCTGACATCGGACCGAAACCCTTGCAGGACAAGGGGATTCCGATCGTCATCGGCTACACCACCTCGGCCGGGGCGCGCCGGGCGGCCCGCATCGGTGACGGGATCCACCCGTACCGCAACGACTTCGACCTACTCGCCGCGGACATCTCCGTCGCGGCAGGCAAGCCGGTCGTGTTGCGCACGGACGCGGGTGCGGGCATCCTCAGCGGTTCGGTCCGGCAGTGGGTCGACGGCCTTGCGCGGCTCCAGGAGCTCGGCGTCGACCACGTGCTCGTCCAGCTCGACGGTGATCACCCGGTCGAGGTCCTGGCCGCGGCGGCGCGCGCCCTCCGCGAGTCGGAGGAGCACCCGGCCGAGTAG
- a CDS encoding cupin domain-containing protein yields the protein MTLVFREEDAELLTYSPTTTGRLLADNDDTGGSISAGRLSLGSGAEGGKPHYHARSTEVFYVLDGELEIMLDDRLERVGTGGLVVVPPLMPHAFGAPAGTHADLLIWITPGVQRFDYLRHLARVARGDIPPGSVAADPATYDVCPVDRPLWSTTR from the coding sequence ATGACACTGGTTTTCCGTGAAGAGGACGCCGAACTCCTGACCTACTCCCCCACGACGACCGGCCGCCTGCTCGCCGACAACGACGACACCGGTGGCAGCATCAGCGCCGGTCGGCTGAGCCTCGGCAGCGGCGCGGAGGGCGGCAAACCGCACTACCACGCCCGCTCCACCGAGGTCTTCTACGTGCTCGACGGGGAGCTGGAGATCATGCTCGACGACCGGCTGGAGCGCGTGGGCACGGGCGGCCTGGTCGTCGTGCCGCCGCTGATGCCGCACGCGTTCGGCGCACCCGCGGGCACCCACGCCGACCTGCTGATCTGGATCACGCCCGGGGTGCAGCGCTTCGACTACCTGCGGCACCTCGCCCGGGTCGCGCGCGGTGACATCCCGCCCGGCTCCGTCGCGGCCGATCCGGCCACCTACGACGTCTGCCCGGTCGACCGTCCGCTGTGGAGCACCACGCGGTAG
- a CDS encoding LysR family transcriptional regulator: MSGVGVELRQLRYFVEVADSGGFGRAAERLHIVQPAVSQQIRRLERELGVRLFDRSTRHVRLTGEGERLLPEARTALAAADRVRSTAEDIKSGKELVLRLGSGRAPGPEVRRVLDELPDSVRVRLTTAPQTELVEAVRGGELDAAFVRALTATPGLHVCPMWTEQLIVALPADHHLADRAELHLRDLADLPVRLAPRHRNPPFHDLITTALAERGIDPPRGPEFTNLTDTLADIAGADPSWTPFYAVGELPVVRRIAFVPLAAPLMTTALVVGSAESRIHGLLEPLRRLPCGHAQGGAA; the protein is encoded by the coding sequence ATGAGTGGGGTGGGCGTGGAGCTGCGGCAGCTGCGGTACTTCGTCGAGGTCGCGGACTCGGGCGGCTTCGGGCGGGCGGCCGAGCGGCTGCACATCGTCCAACCCGCGGTCAGCCAGCAGATCCGCCGCCTCGAACGCGAGCTGGGCGTGCGGTTGTTCGACCGCTCGACGCGGCACGTGCGGCTCACCGGCGAGGGGGAGCGCCTGCTGCCGGAAGCGCGCACCGCGCTCGCCGCAGCCGACAGGGTGCGCAGCACCGCCGAGGACATCAAGTCCGGCAAGGAGCTCGTGCTGCGCCTGGGCTCGGGGCGGGCGCCGGGGCCGGAGGTGCGGCGCGTGCTGGACGAACTCCCGGACAGCGTGCGGGTCCGGTTGACCACCGCGCCGCAGACCGAGCTGGTGGAGGCCGTCCGGGGCGGGGAGCTGGACGCCGCGTTCGTCCGCGCCCTCACCGCGACGCCCGGCCTCCACGTTTGTCCGATGTGGACTGAGCAGCTGATCGTCGCCCTGCCCGCGGACCACCACCTGGCCGACCGTGCGGAGCTGCACCTGCGCGATCTCGCCGACCTGCCGGTCCGATTGGCCCCGCGGCACCGCAATCCGCCGTTCCACGACCTGATCACGACCGCCCTCGCCGAGCGCGGGATCGACCCACCGCGCGGACCCGAGTTCACCAACCTGACCGACACGCTGGCGGACATCGCGGGCGCTGATCCGTCGTGGACGCCGTTCTACGCCGTCGGCGAGCTGCCCGTCGTCCGCCGCATCGCCTTCGTCCCGCTCGCCGCACCGCTGATGACGACCGCCCTCGTGGTCGGTTCCGCGGAATCACGGATTCACGGTCTTCTCGAACCTCTTCGGCGGCTACCGTGTGGTCACGCTCAGGGAGGTGCGGCATGA